The Stigmatella ashevillena genomic sequence TCGCGCGCACGGAGGATTCGAAAGAGAAGGAGGAGCGGGATGAGCGGTGAAGAAGGCTCGCGGCGCCTGCCGGTGTTCCTGCCATGGCTCGCCCTGGTGGGTGGGGCCGGTATGTCGATGCTGTTGAACTCGCGTGGATCGCTGTTGCCCGGCTGGTGGATGGGCGCCTTGCTGCTCTTCTTCGTCCGCCAGCAGCGGCCGGGGGTGGGCTTCGCTGGCATCCTCTGCGTGAGCACCCTCGCCACGGGCCTGATGAACCTGGAGGTGTTCCCGGGGTCCGTCGCGGGCAATTTCGGGATGGCTTTGGGCGGCGCGCTCTTTCTGGCGCTGGTGTTCCTGGCGGACCGGCTCATCGTGGGGCCGAGGGCGTCCTTCGCGGGGACGCTCTTCCTTCCGGCGGCGATGACGGGGTTGGAGTTCTTCAGCAGCGTGGGCAACCCGTTCGGCACCTGGGGCTCGCTGGCCTACACCCAGGCTGGCGCGCCCGTGCTGGTGCAGCTCGTGTCGGTGACGGGACTGTGGGGCCTGACGTTCGTCCTGGTGTGGTTTGCCTCCGTGGCCAACTGGGCCTTCGAGCACCGGGAGGAGGGGCGCCGCGTGCTGCCCGGAGTCGCGGTGTTCGCGGGCGTGCTCGGGGTCATCCTCGCTTTCGGCGCGCTACGGCTCGCGGGGGCGGGGAGCGTGGGCGAGCGCGTGCAGGTCGCCGGCATCACGGTGGCGGGGGAGGTGGCCGCGGGACGTGAGGCGGGGCTGTCCCGGCTCCTCCAGGGAGAGGCTTTGGGGAGCGAGGACTGGCGTGCCTTCGCCGAGGCCTCGGGCGCGGTGAACGAGGAGCTGTTGCGCCTGTCCGAGCGCGAGGCCGAGCGAGGAGCGAAGCTCATCCTCTGGTCCGAGGGCAACGCGGTGGTGCTGGACGAGCAACTGCCGGCCCTGCTCTCGAAGGGGAGCACCCTGGCACGCGAGCGCGGCGTGTGGCTCGGCATGGCGGTGGCGAGCTTCGCGCCCTCGGCGGAGCGCATGCTGCGCAACGAGCTCATCCTGGTGGGGCCGGAGGGGAACGTGGCCTGGCGCTACGTGAAGGCTCGGCCGGTACCGGGGTGGGAAGCGGACCACTCCATTCCAGGGAGCTCGGAGGTGCCGGTGCTGCATGACTCGGGCGTGGGGAACCTGGGGGGGGCCATCTGCTTCGATGGGGACTTCCCGGCGGATTTCGTCGG encodes the following:
- a CDS encoding nitrilase-related carbon-nitrogen hydrolase, giving the protein MSGEEGSRRLPVFLPWLALVGGAGMSMLLNSRGSLLPGWWMGALLLFFVRQQRPGVGFAGILCVSTLATGLMNLEVFPGSVAGNFGMALGGALFLALVFLADRLIVGPRASFAGTLFLPAAMTGLEFFSSVGNPFGTWGSLAYTQAGAPVLVQLVSVTGLWGLTFVLVWFASVANWAFEHREEGRRVLPGVAVFAGVLGVILAFGALRLAGAGSVGERVQVAGITVAGEVAAGREAGLSRLLQGEALGSEDWRAFAEASGAVNEELLRLSEREAERGAKLILWSEGNAVVLDEQLPALLSKGSTLARERGVWLGMAVASFAPSAERMLRNELILVGPEGNVAWRYVKARPVPGWEADHSIPGSSEVPVLHDSGVGNLGGAICFDGDFPADFVGPAARGLELLLLPASDWRAISSLHMRQAVFRAVEQGFSMLRQANQGLSVAVDGYGRVYGELDHFTTEDRVLRAELPVGQVPTLYARMGDSVGILSGLVTLGWVGQAAVRGLARRWRAARRGNGRPVEGVGF